The proteins below come from a single Caenibius sp. WL genomic window:
- a CDS encoding cyanate transporter — MTGEQPSRAARVLMLMAVALVGLNLRPFITAIGPLAADIGAQTGLDLKGMALLTLVPMVLMGVCAFAGPFLQARIGARRAVIAALAVLVLGSLLRLFAATGWQMVGTAALLGLGAAVVQAVFPGIVKRQFPRHVGVVMGLYSAMLMGGGALGAQMAPLVAQKAGDWHAGLAWLAMPAVAALCLAARYLPRDTAAGQGWAIATGFLRRPRVWLLMACFGLVNGGYSTVVAWLAPFYREQGWSAAASGSLLAAMALSQGAAALILPVLAGRGEDRRRWLWLTLAMQVAGFGALALWPEAAPMLWAVLLGAGLGGCFALSLIVALDHLPDPAQAGALSALMQGGGFLIAALPPWIVAVLHDVTGSFLAGWVLHLACVVVVTALYRQVSPDSYAMAMSAPPDRGIALIRNT, encoded by the coding sequence ATGACCGGCGAACAGCCTTCGCGGGCCGCCCGCGTGCTAATGCTGATGGCTGTTGCGCTGGTCGGCCTCAATCTCAGGCCGTTCATCACCGCCATCGGGCCGCTGGCCGCCGATATCGGCGCGCAGACCGGGCTCGATCTTAAAGGTATGGCGCTGCTGACGCTGGTGCCGATGGTGTTGATGGGCGTCTGCGCGTTTGCCGGGCCTTTCCTGCAGGCGCGGATCGGCGCGCGGCGGGCCGTTATCGCGGCGCTGGCTGTGCTGGTGCTGGGCTCTTTGTTGCGGCTGTTCGCCGCCACCGGCTGGCAGATGGTCGGAACGGCGGCCTTATTGGGGCTGGGAGCAGCCGTGGTGCAGGCGGTGTTTCCCGGCATCGTGAAGCGTCAGTTCCCCCGCCATGTCGGCGTGGTCATGGGGCTCTATTCGGCGATGCTGATGGGTGGCGGTGCGCTGGGCGCGCAGATGGCGCCGCTTGTCGCGCAGAAGGCGGGCGATTGGCATGCGGGGCTTGCCTGGCTGGCCATGCCCGCCGTCGCCGCGCTGTGCCTCGCCGCGCGCTATCTGCCGCGCGACACGGCGGCCGGGCAGGGGTGGGCGATTGCCACAGGCTTTCTCCGCCGCCCGCGTGTGTGGCTGCTGATGGCCTGCTTCGGTCTGGTGAACGGCGGGTATTCGACCGTGGTGGCGTGGCTGGCGCCGTTCTATCGCGAACAGGGATGGAGCGCTGCCGCCAGCGGCAGCCTGTTGGCCGCCATGGCCCTGTCGCAAGGGGCGGCTGCCCTGATCCTGCCGGTCCTTGCGGGCCGGGGCGAAGATCGCCGCCGCTGGCTGTGGCTGACGCTGGCGATGCAGGTGGCGGGGTTCGGTGCGCTGGCGCTATGGCCCGAAGCCGCGCCGATGCTGTGGGCGGTGCTGCTGGGCGCGGGGCTGGGCGGCTGTTTCGCGCTGTCGCTGATCGTGGCGCTCGACCACTTGCCCGATCCGGCGCAGGCGGGCGCGTTGTCCGCATTGATGCAAGGCGGCGGTTTCCTGATTGCGGCGCTGCCGCCATGGATCGTGGCCGTGCTGCATGACGTGACCGGCAGTTTTCTGGCCGGATGGGTGCTGCATCTGGCGTGCGTGGTCGTGGTCACGGCGCTCTATCGGCAAGTTTCGCCGGACAGTTATGCCATGGCGATGAGCGCGCCGCCTGACCGGGGCATCGCGCTCATCAGGAACACCTAG
- a CDS encoding AraC family transcriptional regulator, with the protein MATKHVAKTARRYDMSLVARELMELIERLDFSLDEMLDAARINLEQGPSFRPLSALNRQELSRLFEAVVLNAERKACERNNFAPALPENGFQMMCYALIACPTLGQAIATASRFFEVFTHGRTAVGTSLHDGRCWFYMDSASDQPNSLHNCLVTVAGLHSFAQLFSWLIGHDLNIADVSVRHTAAVSNVWVSSLLSGQWHTSQKDNGFSFSAECLNSRVIRSYSELMELIQFFPFDLMPPDYDGWLLAERVQAYYLSALHGGDAPRLPDIAATFNVSLTTLRRRLAEENRSFQGIKDACRCDVAKALLAESPETLSQIADRLAFTDVANFRRSFLRWTGVSPAEFRRNHRRPR; encoded by the coding sequence ATGGCCACGAAGCATGTCGCGAAAACTGCCCGCCGGTACGATATGTCACTGGTCGCGCGCGAACTGATGGAACTGATCGAGCGGCTGGATTTCTCGCTCGACGAAATGCTCGATGCCGCCCGAATCAATCTGGAACAAGGGCCTTCCTTCCGACCGCTGTCCGCGTTGAACCGACAGGAACTGTCGCGCCTTTTCGAAGCCGTGGTTCTGAATGCGGAACGCAAGGCTTGCGAACGCAACAACTTCGCGCCGGCGCTTCCTGAAAACGGTTTCCAGATGATGTGCTATGCGCTGATCGCGTGCCCCACTCTCGGACAAGCGATCGCGACGGCCAGCCGCTTTTTCGAAGTGTTCACACATGGGCGGACGGCCGTGGGCACATCCCTTCATGACGGCAGATGCTGGTTCTATATGGATTCAGCGTCCGATCAGCCGAACAGCTTGCACAACTGCCTAGTGACCGTCGCCGGGCTCCATTCCTTTGCGCAACTTTTCAGTTGGCTGATCGGGCACGATCTCAACATCGCGGATGTCTCCGTCCGTCACACGGCGGCAGTATCGAATGTCTGGGTCAGCAGCCTGCTTTCTGGTCAGTGGCATACCTCGCAAAAGGACAATGGCTTTTCTTTCAGCGCTGAATGTCTCAACAGCCGGGTGATCCGCAGCTATTCGGAACTGATGGAACTGATCCAGTTCTTTCCTTTCGATCTCATGCCGCCGGACTACGACGGCTGGCTTTTGGCGGAGCGGGTCCAAGCCTATTACCTTTCCGCGCTTCACGGCGGGGATGCACCGCGCCTGCCCGATATTGCAGCGACATTCAACGTCAGCCTGACTACATTGCGCAGACGGCTGGCGGAGGAAAATCGTTCCTTCCAGGGCATAAAGGACGCATGCCGCTGCGACGTCGCCAAGGCATTGCTGGCGGAATCGCCGGAAACGCTGTCGCAGATTGCCGACAGACTTGCATTTACCGACGTGGCGAACTTCCGGCGCAGCTTCCTGCGTTGGACAGGGGTATCCCCTGCGGAATTCCGCAGGAACCACAGACGCCCCCGATAA
- a CDS encoding aldo/keto reductase, giving the protein MRVSDLCLGTMTFGAAGWGSDEAVSAQIYARYRDAGGNFLDTANEIYADGRSEEIIASMIHGHRDEMVIGTKYTNFANAPDPNMAGNHRKSLRRSLERSLRRLQTDYVDILWIHAWDFTVAPQEVMRALDDAVREGKVLHVGISNAPTWIIAQCNTLADLRGWTAFAAVQVEYSLAERSAELETLPMARTLGLSVLAWSPLAMGALTGKYLKSSGEQRRLDIVPYREAGGHVAEIAGQVTAIADKHRCSSAAVALAWLNAQPGVTPVIGARTLSQLADCLSSNRVELDEEDMRALMAISEPPQTVPHNAIARGSSIIYGGFAEKIKK; this is encoded by the coding sequence TTGCGTGTTTCCGACCTCTGCCTGGGCACGATGACGTTCGGCGCCGCCGGTTGGGGATCGGACGAGGCAGTTTCCGCCCAGATCTACGCGCGCTATCGCGATGCCGGCGGCAATTTCCTCGATACCGCAAACGAAATCTACGCCGATGGCCGATCAGAGGAAATCATCGCCAGCATGATCCACGGCCACCGCGACGAGATGGTGATCGGCACCAAATACACGAACTTCGCCAATGCCCCTGATCCGAACATGGCGGGCAATCACCGCAAATCGCTTCGGCGCTCGCTCGAACGCAGCCTGCGGCGATTGCAGACGGACTACGTCGATATCCTGTGGATTCATGCCTGGGATTTCACCGTGGCGCCGCAGGAGGTGATGCGGGCGCTGGACGATGCGGTGCGCGAAGGCAAAGTTCTCCATGTGGGGATTTCCAACGCTCCGACCTGGATCATCGCCCAATGCAACACTCTGGCCGATCTGCGCGGCTGGACAGCGTTCGCGGCCGTCCAGGTGGAATACAGCCTGGCCGAACGCAGCGCGGAACTCGAAACCTTGCCGATGGCGCGAACGCTGGGCCTCTCGGTCCTTGCCTGGTCGCCGCTGGCGATGGGGGCGTTGACGGGCAAGTATCTCAAATCATCCGGAGAACAACGCCGGCTGGACATTGTTCCCTATCGGGAAGCCGGGGGCCATGTGGCGGAGATCGCCGGGCAGGTTACCGCAATCGCGGACAAGCATCGCTGCAGCTCCGCCGCGGTCGCTCTGGCCTGGCTCAATGCCCAACCCGGCGTCACCCCCGTGATCGGCGCTCGCACCCTATCCCAGCTTGCCGATTGTCTGAGCTCGAATCGGGTCGAACTGGATGAGGAAGACATGCGTGCGCTGATGGCGATCAGCGAGCCCCCGCAAACGGTGCCGCACAATGCCATCGCGCGCGGAAGCTCCATAATTTACGGCGGATTTGCCGAAAAGATTAAAAAATAG
- a CDS encoding nucleoside deaminase — protein MTDANRFLDQAIALARANIGQGGRPFGAVVVRDGAVIATGVNEIHATCDPTAHAEMTAIRAASRTLASPDLTGCAVFASGHPCPMCMAAMRMAGVGAVTYAYSNEQGEPFGLSTAAIYADLARPFAEQTMAIRHLPVAGQDHPHLYAEWQAAQDKRA, from the coding sequence ATGACTGACGCAAACCGTTTCCTTGACCAGGCGATTGCCCTTGCGCGTGCCAATATCGGCCAGGGCGGCCGCCCTTTCGGTGCCGTCGTGGTTCGGGATGGTGCGGTGATCGCCACCGGGGTCAACGAAATCCACGCCACCTGCGATCCCACCGCCCACGCCGAAATGACGGCGATCCGCGCCGCCAGCCGGACGCTGGCCTCGCCCGATCTCACGGGCTGCGCGGTCTTTGCCAGCGGCCACCCATGCCCGATGTGCATGGCGGCGATGCGGATGGCCGGTGTCGGCGCAGTGACTTACGCCTATTCCAACGAGCAAGGCGAACCGTTCGGCCTGTCGACGGCGGCGATTTACGCCGATCTCGCCCGGCCCTTCGCCGAACAGACGATGGCCATCCGCCATCTCCCTGTGGCGGGGCAGGATCATCCGCATCTCTACGCTGAATGGCAGGCCGCGCAGGACAAGCGGGCATAA
- a CDS encoding TonB-dependent receptor, protein MKGYLLISSAIFALTIGGHAHARNAAPSIAAGEVGALQDIVVTARKRSESIQQVPSAITAMNQEMLADLQIRSFQDIGKTAPNVLIQKQTGEPTAPQFNIRGISAGSSDFRLDSGVALYVDGIYLGRPSNSSFDMADLETIEILRGPQGTLFGRNATGGAVSFRTAAPSGEFGVIAEATLGNYNRGRGRFTLNTPEWNGFSARLTYVHDENDGWARNSGPIRTFHYAPPHGSKTAVKTFGANNTESVLFALRFNGLDNLTVDYKFDWTDWQGSLVAMQLLNAGPVFSAITGFDNQPALGGTNVVGIKRLKTLPLDGMGPASQRTWGHSLTATYAITDGVTLKYLAGLRGFTQRSSSELDGNILFDPSGNGNEFQALAASEFKRQKQWSQELQLLGQSDRLNWVGGLFYFHEKASRNSPVIFGESHAPGAEIPLINPDSYLANALQNLRNTSFAAYAHAEYKLTPELEVAGGLRYSWDSRTENDLIAAPRGDGSPRGKVTVKQDRIDYDASLRYAFSANSSVYAKYATGFVSGGVLNGNPFRPETVKSIEIGAKTEFFDRHVRINAAVFQARRKSLQVAGFDPTQGGNILLNAGSERDRGFEIETTIIPLSGLALTGNYGFTDVKISTNVRTYQPRHTAYLAANYEFQPFANGSTLSLRLDGQYIGRHYRMQCPIGSTQSPLTGCSNLAAADLALDRALVIPSTWQLGARITLAQIPLGGGKAAISVWGKNLTDSDKLEFLFPLLDTWVMGSFQTPRTYGLDLKVEF, encoded by the coding sequence ATGAAGGGATATTTGCTCATTTCATCCGCCATCTTCGCGTTAACCATCGGCGGACACGCGCATGCGCGGAATGCCGCACCATCGATCGCCGCGGGAGAGGTCGGCGCTCTGCAGGATATCGTGGTGACAGCGCGCAAACGCTCGGAAAGCATCCAGCAGGTGCCATCCGCGATCACCGCAATGAATCAGGAAATGCTCGCCGATCTGCAAATCCGTTCCTTCCAGGATATCGGGAAGACCGCCCCCAACGTCTTGATTCAGAAGCAGACGGGCGAACCGACCGCGCCCCAGTTCAACATCAGAGGCATTTCAGCGGGTTCTTCCGATTTCAGATTGGATTCCGGCGTCGCGCTCTACGTGGACGGTATCTATCTGGGGCGGCCGAGCAATTCGTCTTTCGACATGGCGGACCTCGAAACGATCGAAATTCTGCGCGGCCCGCAAGGGACGCTGTTTGGCAGAAACGCCACCGGGGGCGCCGTCTCGTTTCGCACCGCCGCGCCATCGGGCGAATTCGGCGTTATCGCCGAAGCGACGCTGGGCAATTACAATCGCGGGCGAGGACGCTTCACGCTCAATACGCCCGAATGGAACGGCTTTTCTGCCCGCCTCACCTATGTTCATGACGAAAACGATGGCTGGGCGCGCAACAGCGGTCCGATCCGGACTTTTCACTATGCGCCGCCACACGGTTCGAAGACCGCCGTCAAAACTTTCGGCGCGAACAATACGGAATCGGTCCTCTTCGCGCTTCGCTTCAACGGGCTGGACAATCTGACCGTGGATTACAAATTCGATTGGACCGACTGGCAAGGTTCCCTCGTGGCGATGCAATTGCTCAACGCCGGTCCGGTATTCAGCGCCATCACCGGCTTCGACAATCAGCCTGCGCTGGGGGGCACCAATGTCGTCGGCATCAAGCGCCTCAAGACGTTACCGCTCGACGGCATGGGTCCGGCCTCACAGCGCACATGGGGGCACAGTCTTACGGCCACCTACGCTATCACCGATGGTGTCACGCTCAAGTATCTCGCCGGTCTGCGCGGTTTCACCCAGCGTTCGTCGAGCGAACTTGACGGCAATATCCTGTTCGACCCGTCCGGCAACGGGAACGAATTCCAGGCATTGGCCGCAAGTGAATTCAAGCGGCAGAAGCAATGGTCTCAGGAACTCCAGCTGCTGGGCCAATCGGACCGGCTCAACTGGGTGGGTGGGCTGTTCTACTTTCATGAGAAGGCGTCACGCAACAGCCCCGTGATCTTTGGCGAATCCCACGCGCCGGGGGCGGAGATTCCGCTTATCAATCCTGATTCCTATCTCGCCAACGCCCTGCAAAATCTCCGCAACACATCGTTCGCGGCCTATGCCCATGCCGAATACAAGCTGACGCCTGAACTGGAAGTGGCAGGCGGCCTTCGCTACTCATGGGACAGCCGCACGGAAAACGATCTGATCGCCGCGCCGCGCGGCGATGGCTCTCCGCGCGGCAAAGTCACCGTGAAGCAGGACAGAATCGATTACGATGCTTCCCTCAGATACGCATTTTCTGCCAACAGCAGCGTGTATGCAAAATATGCCACCGGCTTCGTGTCCGGCGGCGTCCTGAACGGCAATCCGTTTCGCCCTGAAACGGTCAAATCCATAGAAATCGGCGCCAAGACCGAATTTTTCGACCGGCATGTTCGCATCAATGCCGCGGTGTTCCAGGCAAGGCGCAAGAGCCTGCAAGTGGCCGGGTTCGATCCCACGCAAGGGGGCAACATTCTGCTCAATGCCGGTTCGGAGCGGGACCGGGGCTTCGAGATCGAGACCACCATCATCCCCCTTTCCGGCCTTGCCCTGACGGGCAACTACGGCTTCACCGATGTGAAGATTTCGACCAACGTCCGAACCTATCAGCCCCGCCACACGGCGTATCTTGCGGCCAATTACGAGTTCCAACCGTTCGCCAACGGATCGACGCTCAGCCTCCGTCTGGACGGCCAGTACATCGGCCGCCACTACCGGATGCAGTGCCCCATCGGGTCGACTCAATCCCCGCTTACCGGATGCTCCAACCTTGCCGCTGCCGATCTCGCGCTGGACAGGGCGCTGGTCATTCCTTCCACCTGGCAACTGGGGGCACGCATAACGCTGGCGCAAATCCCGCTTGGCGGCGGGAAGGCGGCGATTTCGGTCTGGGGCAAGAACCTGACCGATTCCGATAAGCTGGAGTTCCTTTTCCCGTTGCTGGACACATGGGTTATGGGCAGCTTTCAAACGCCCCGTACTTACGGCCTCGATCTGAAAGTGGAATTCTAG
- a CDS encoding TetR/AcrR family transcriptional regulator has translation MNTAAPVARRPGRPSRLSREQIVTTTLAMVEGTGVAGFTVAKLAKRLGAAPMALYRYFPSRDALLDAVAERAFNQIALPEQSGEWQAFVLEWLRVLTVHFQRHPIALEVIAWDEHLSPGWLRVWLPLVQVLSEQEPDDERLAYMLRWFSHASLGFIQGYITAPKQVRGFSEDALDPFQPAQRALLRRVHRHHAETPGSEILDFGFRHIVGGLQVLLDSAGSAD, from the coding sequence ATGAACACTGCCGCGCCCGTTGCCCGCCGCCCTGGCCGCCCCAGCCGCCTTTCCCGCGAACAGATCGTCACCACAACATTGGCCATGGTGGAAGGAACGGGGGTGGCAGGCTTCACGGTAGCGAAACTCGCCAAGCGTCTGGGCGCGGCCCCGATGGCGCTCTATCGCTATTTTCCGAGCCGGGATGCGCTGCTCGATGCCGTGGCGGAGCGGGCGTTCAACCAGATCGCACTGCCCGAACAATCGGGGGAGTGGCAGGCATTCGTTCTGGAATGGCTGCGGGTCCTGACCGTGCATTTCCAGCGCCACCCCATCGCTCTGGAGGTGATCGCCTGGGATGAGCATCTCTCCCCCGGCTGGCTTCGGGTCTGGCTTCCCCTGGTGCAGGTCCTGTCAGAACAGGAACCGGATGACGAACGGCTGGCCTATATGTTGCGATGGTTCAGCCACGCATCGCTGGGGTTTATCCAGGGCTACATCACCGCCCCCAAACAGGTGCGCGGGTTTAGCGAAGACGCGCTCGACCCGTTCCAACCGGCGCAGCGGGCATTGCTGCGCCGGGTGCATCGCCACCATGCCGAAACGCCCGGTTCCGAGATACTGGACTTCGGGTTTCGCCATATAGTCGGCGGGCTGCAAGTGCTGCTGGACAGCGCCGGGAGCGCCGACTGA
- a CDS encoding nuclear transport factor 2 family protein — MTSEVHGAMLGMLASVNDRATHKRIAQTIENLIESYRTADVSARASLCDENIVFVDPVGLPEIRGREAISQFFSDCLAQGWSFSMTLDDLLICSNEALMTWVVDVEKAGEGSATLRSSNMMVFNGNGQIASWRAIFDENRIASGSRK; from the coding sequence ATGACGTCAGAAGTGCATGGCGCCATGCTGGGCATGCTTGCGTCCGTGAACGACCGCGCCACCCACAAGCGCATCGCTCAGACTATTGAAAACCTGATCGAATCCTATCGCACCGCCGATGTGAGCGCGAGAGCGTCGTTATGCGATGAGAATATCGTTTTCGTGGACCCGGTCGGCCTTCCGGAAATTCGTGGGAGAGAGGCGATTTCCCAGTTCTTCAGCGACTGCCTGGCCCAGGGCTGGTCGTTTTCCATGACTCTGGATGATCTGTTGATCTGCTCCAACGAAGCCTTGATGACCTGGGTGGTCGATGTCGAAAAGGCAGGTGAAGGCAGCGCCACCCTCAGATCATCGAACATGATGGTCTTTAACGGGAACGGCCAGATTGCCAGTTGGCGGGCCATTTTCGATGAGAACCGCATTGCCTCCGGAAGCCGCAAATGA
- a CDS encoding ankyrin repeat domain-containing protein: MLRRSILTGALLLALSLFVATGGSLPETPLHAAARENDLAAIKHQLAQGANIEARDDTGATALLVATHANRVEAARALIAAGADVNAKDKIGDSPYLYAGARGHLAILKQTLAYGADLRSVNRYGGTALIPAAERGHVETVRTLIEAGVAVDHVNRLGWTALLEAIILGSGGDAHQQIVAALIAAGADVNLPDSDGVTPLRHARARGYKAIEAALVAAGAH, encoded by the coding sequence ATGCTTCGCCGTTCGATCCTTACAGGTGCGTTGTTGCTGGCGCTGTCCCTTTTCGTCGCGACAGGAGGTTCCTTGCCCGAAACCCCCTTGCATGCGGCAGCGCGCGAGAATGACCTTGCCGCGATCAAGCATCAACTGGCCCAAGGCGCCAATATCGAAGCGCGTGATGATACCGGCGCGACCGCGCTGCTCGTTGCCACGCATGCCAATCGGGTCGAAGCGGCCCGTGCGCTGATTGCGGCGGGGGCGGACGTCAACGCCAAGGACAAGATCGGGGATAGCCCCTATCTCTATGCCGGCGCGCGCGGGCATCTGGCCATTCTCAAGCAGACTCTCGCGTATGGCGCGGATCTCAGGAGCGTCAACCGCTATGGCGGCACCGCGCTGATCCCGGCGGCCGAACGCGGCCACGTCGAAACCGTGCGCACGCTGATAGAGGCCGGTGTCGCGGTCGATCACGTCAACCGGCTGGGTTGGACCGCGCTGCTGGAAGCCATCATTCTGGGCAGCGGGGGCGATGCGCACCAGCAGATCGTCGCAGCGCTCATTGCCGCAGGGGCGGATGTCAACCTGCCCGATAGCGATGGGGTTACCCCGCTCCGGCATGCGCGGGCGCGTGGTTACAAAGCGATCGAGGCGGCTCTCGTGGCTGCCGGGGCGCATTGA
- a CDS encoding carboxylesterase family protein has product MQKQRLVCALVASLALSIPAPGLASPSAPIVETASGRIAGTADGTILSWKGIPFAAPPVKELRWRAPQDPASWTGVRQATQFGASCPQTLVTPTQLSPLEKTDEDCLYLNIWAPDGAPDAKRKLPVMVWLHGGGFIAGAGSERQFDGSALARHGVILVTLNYRLGRLGFFAHPALSKEQSGAPRGNYGLLDQIAALRWVQRNIAAFGGDPGNITLFGESAGGFSTLALMGSPLARGLFHKAIVESGAVRMNARDIARDTPSAPSAESMGRTWAESLGIHGDDAASLKALRALPVERVAPAAPTMAEIMAIMQTSGPMVDGQVLPATLAEIFAARRQAHIPMIVGSNSLEGDVWSFADGGYTTIPIMPKTAAQILAHVPADKRSAIHAHYAAAANGNAARADGMVRSDAFLGAMTFKVAREAFQAAPVWLYRFDARPAQTRKTVPGAPHGTEIFYVFGTLDRFPFKGDLADEADRNLSARMLQYWTSFARDGTPRTGGPTDWPRFDPARPAQLAFDTGRTRLEPVTHGDILNALAALAF; this is encoded by the coding sequence ATGCAAAAACAACGTCTGGTATGCGCCCTCGTGGCGAGCCTCGCCCTGTCGATCCCGGCACCGGGTCTGGCTTCCCCCTCCGCCCCGATTGTCGAAACCGCTTCCGGCCGGATAGCCGGGACCGCCGATGGCACGATCCTTTCGTGGAAAGGCATCCCGTTCGCTGCACCGCCCGTCAAGGAACTGCGCTGGCGCGCGCCGCAGGACCCCGCATCATGGACAGGCGTGCGGCAAGCCACTCAGTTCGGCGCAAGCTGCCCACAAACGCTTGTCACGCCCACGCAACTTTCCCCGTTGGAAAAGACGGACGAAGATTGCCTCTATCTCAACATCTGGGCGCCTGATGGCGCACCGGACGCGAAGCGCAAGCTGCCGGTCATGGTCTGGCTTCATGGCGGCGGGTTTATCGCGGGCGCAGGATCGGAACGGCAATTCGATGGCAGCGCGCTTGCCCGGCATGGCGTGATTCTGGTGACGCTCAATTACAGGCTCGGGCGGCTCGGCTTCTTTGCTCATCCGGCCCTGAGCAAGGAGCAAAGCGGCGCGCCGCGTGGAAACTATGGACTGCTGGACCAGATCGCCGCGCTGCGCTGGGTCCAGCGGAACATCGCGGCGTTCGGGGGCGATCCCGGCAACATCACGCTGTTTGGCGAATCCGCGGGGGGTTTTTCAACTCTGGCGCTGATGGGTTCGCCCTTGGCGCGGGGTCTTTTCCATAAGGCCATCGTCGAATCCGGCGCCGTGAGGATGAACGCGCGCGACATCGCGCGTGATACACCGTCAGCCCCCTCCGCCGAGAGCATGGGCCGCACCTGGGCGGAGAGCCTGGGAATTCACGGCGATGATGCCGCATCCCTGAAAGCTCTCCGGGCCCTGCCCGTGGAACGCGTGGCGCCCGCCGCGCCAACAATGGCTGAAATCATGGCGATCATGCAAACCAGCGGGCCGATGGTGGATGGGCAGGTCCTGCCTGCCACGCTTGCGGAGATTTTTGCCGCCCGCCGGCAGGCGCATATCCCCATGATCGTTGGCAGCAACAGCCTCGAAGGCGACGTGTGGAGCTTCGCGGATGGCGGTTACACCACCATTCCGATCATGCCCAAAACCGCCGCGCAGATATTGGCGCATGTGCCCGCGGACAAGCGCTCCGCCATCCATGCGCACTACGCCGCAGCAGCCAACGGAAACGCGGCAAGGGCCGATGGCATGGTGCGTTCGGATGCCTTCCTCGGCGCGATGACGTTCAAAGTCGCAAGGGAAGCCTTCCAAGCCGCGCCAGTATGGCTCTACCGGTTTGACGCAAGGCCCGCCCAGACTCGTAAAACCGTGCCCGGCGCGCCCCATGGCACCGAGATATTCTACGTTTTCGGAACGCTGGACCGCTTCCCTTTCAAAGGTGATCTTGCCGACGAGGCGGACAGAAACCTCTCCGCCCGGATGCTGCAATACTGGACCAGCTTTGCCCGCGACGGAACACCGCGAACCGGCGGACCGACCGACTGGCCCCGGTTTGATCCGGCGCGGCCCGCACAGCTCGCTTTCGATACAGGAAGAACCCGCCTCGAACCCGTCACGCACGGCGATATCCTGAACGCGCTCGCCGCGCTGGCGTTTTGA
- a CDS encoding nuclear transport factor 2 family protein, with translation MSGVDDRTSASRAVVEQYIARLVAGGNDANELIADEAEWWVAGNWQGSGSFRKAEVAAIAEASAPWFDAPLRFSIRSMIADGDKVAVELRSDGRFRTGEPYANDYVMIYQVRGGKIVSVREYLDTRQIAEGLDRLGETHPAVAIKAARRPDSNRK, from the coding sequence ATGAGCGGTGTGGATGACAGGACATCTGCAAGCCGCGCCGTGGTCGAGCAGTATATCGCTCGCCTTGTCGCCGGCGGAAACGATGCGAACGAACTGATTGCCGATGAGGCGGAATGGTGGGTCGCCGGAAACTGGCAAGGCAGCGGTTCATTCCGCAAGGCAGAGGTTGCCGCCATCGCGGAAGCTTCTGCCCCATGGTTCGATGCCCCGCTGCGTTTCTCGATCAGAAGCATGATCGCGGACGGGGACAAGGTCGCGGTGGAACTGCGTTCGGACGGGAGATTCCGGACCGGCGAGCCGTACGCCAACGACTACGTGATGATCTACCAGGTGCGCGGCGGCAAGATCGTCTCCGTTCGCGAATATCTGGACACCCGGCAAATCGCCGAAGGGCTCGACCGCCTCGGCGAGACGCATCCGGCCGTGGCGATAAAGGCCGCCCGCCGCCCCGACAGCAATCGCAAATAA